A single Tenacibaculum sp. Bg11-29 DNA region contains:
- a CDS encoding metal-dependent hydrolase translates to MDSLTQIVLGAAVGEAILGKKIGNKAMLYGAIAGTIPDLDVLASFFTDKVTALYIHRGFTHSIVFSVLFAPILAWIVSRYEKYKDFKNWTLLFFLSFVTHPILDAHTTWGTQLFWPFDIRLAFKNIFVIDPLYTLPFLVFLIFAMTQKRTSEKRRFYNKMGLIVSSSYLVLTLLLKWIAFNQFETALKTQNITYSEIDTRPSPLNTILWSANVQTEDSFLLGNYSFFDTQPISFTKYPKNHNLLGNLTENKSVKRMISISEGWFTINKKDGLLYFNDLRFGLLSVKPKAENFVFKYKITVDDVGNVTFTEEPKDKRDAKKLVSDLWVRLKGN, encoded by the coding sequence ATGGATTCATTAACTCAAATTGTATTAGGCGCCGCCGTTGGCGAAGCCATTTTAGGTAAAAAAATTGGAAATAAAGCAATGCTGTATGGAGCAATTGCTGGTACTATTCCCGATTTAGATGTTCTTGCTTCATTTTTCACAGACAAAGTAACGGCACTTTATATACATAGAGGATTTACTCATTCTATTGTGTTTTCAGTACTTTTCGCACCCATTCTCGCCTGGATTGTTTCACGTTACGAAAAGTATAAAGATTTTAAAAATTGGACATTACTATTTTTCTTGTCATTTGTAACACATCCTATTTTAGACGCGCATACTACTTGGGGAACTCAATTGTTTTGGCCTTTTGACATCCGATTAGCTTTTAAAAACATATTTGTAATTGACCCTCTTTATACATTGCCTTTTTTAGTGTTTTTAATTTTTGCAATGACACAAAAACGTACTTCTGAGAAACGTCGTTTTTATAATAAAATGGGACTAATAGTAAGTTCATCATACTTAGTACTTACACTTCTCTTAAAATGGATAGCCTTTAATCAATTTGAAACAGCTTTAAAAACTCAAAATATTACTTACTCAGAAATAGACACGAGACCTTCACCTTTAAACACCATCCTTTGGAGTGCCAACGTACAAACTGAAGATTCTTTTTTATTGGGTAATTATTCATTTTTTGATACGCAACCCATCTCTTTCACAAAATACCCAAAGAATCATAATTTATTAGGGAATCTTACTGAAAACAAAAGTGTTAAGCGTATGATTTCAATTTCCGAAGGTTGGTTTACCATCAATAAAAAAGATGGGTTGCTTTATTTTAACGATTTAAGATTTGGCCTTTTAAGTGTTAAGCCAAAAGCTGAAAATTTTGTTTTTAAATATAAAATAACGGTAGACGATGTTGGAAATGTAACATTCACCGAAGAACCAAAAGATAAACGTGATGCTAAAAAATTAGTGTCTGATTTATGGGTTCGTTTAAAAGGTAATTAA
- a CDS encoding methyltransferase domain-containing protein gives MNLSKDFWENKYKANKTGWDLGEISPPLKGYFDQLENKELKILIPGGGNSYEAEYLFNKGFKNVSVVDLSKSALENIKKRVPSFPQKQLILGDFFDLEMTFDLVIEQTFFCALSPSLRNKYAEKMYDILNENGKLVGLLFNAKLNEDHPPFGGDKEEYRGCFEPYFTFNIFENCYNSYHNRQEMELFIKFIKRKH, from the coding sequence ATGAATTTGTCTAAAGATTTTTGGGAGAATAAATATAAAGCTAATAAAACAGGTTGGGATTTAGGAGAAATTTCACCGCCTTTAAAAGGTTATTTTGATCAGTTAGAAAATAAAGAATTGAAAATATTAATCCCTGGAGGAGGTAATTCCTATGAAGCAGAGTATCTTTTTAATAAGGGATTTAAGAATGTTTCTGTTGTCGATTTATCTAAATCAGCATTAGAGAATATAAAAAAAAGAGTTCCAAGTTTTCCCCAAAAGCAATTAATTCTAGGCGATTTTTTTGATTTAGAGATGACATTTGACTTGGTAATTGAACAAACTTTTTTCTGTGCATTAAGCCCCAGTTTGAGAAATAAATATGCCGAAAAAATGTATGATATACTAAACGAAAACGGAAAATTAGTGGGACTTCTTTTTAATGCTAAATTAAATGAAGATCATCCACCTTTTGGAGGGGATAAAGAAGAGTATAGAGGGTGTTTTGAACCGTATTTTACTTTTAATATTTTTGAAAACTGTTATAATTCATACCATAACAGGCAAGAAATGGAACTGTTTATCAAATTTATAAAACGTAAACATTAA
- a CDS encoding TolC family protein: MNNKVLILFFILFTLFAKAQEVIVITKEDVISKVKENNDAIKMSQQDFLVAKADFNQTNAVFLPNITASHTGISTTNPLMTFGSKLNQEILTQNDFNPTLLNNPERTQNFATKLEIQQPLINLDGLYQRKAAKSKMEAMSLKTQRTKDYLLLEVEKSYMQLQLAYKAVSVLEKALETTMINKEMADNRYEQGFLQRTDVLNIEVRVTEVKNQLQVAKSNVQNASNYISFLMNDKSYVVYEPTERLLVASFNIDERVISENRADIKAMQLALKGYEAMNKADKMAFLPRLNAFGSYEMYDNKIFQGSANGYLIGAQLSWDIFKGAKRFGKIQKSKAELEKSKLAYNQYVSKSNLELNKVKRQLVDAKNKLTLTALAVEQSKESLRIRKNRFKEGLEKTADLLLAETQFLQKELAYNQTIFEYNFTQVYLDFLAKE, translated from the coding sequence ATGAATAATAAAGTATTAATACTGTTTTTTATATTATTTACTCTTTTTGCAAAAGCACAAGAGGTAATAGTTATTACTAAAGAAGATGTTATATCTAAAGTAAAAGAGAATAACGACGCTATTAAAATGTCTCAACAAGATTTTTTAGTAGCAAAAGCAGATTTTAACCAAACAAATGCGGTGTTTTTACCAAATATTACAGCAAGTCATACAGGTATTTCAACTACAAACCCGTTAATGACATTTGGTTCTAAATTGAATCAAGAAATTTTAACACAAAATGATTTTAATCCAACTTTGTTAAATAATCCTGAAAGAACTCAAAATTTTGCAACAAAATTAGAAATTCAACAACCATTAATAAATTTAGATGGCCTTTATCAAAGAAAAGCTGCCAAATCTAAAATGGAAGCAATGTCTTTAAAAACTCAGCGCACGAAAGATTATTTGTTATTAGAGGTAGAGAAATCATACATGCAGTTACAACTCGCATATAAAGCAGTTAGTGTGTTAGAGAAAGCTTTAGAAACTACAATGATTAATAAAGAAATGGCTGATAATCGTTATGAACAAGGTTTTTTACAACGTACAGATGTTTTAAATATTGAAGTACGAGTAACAGAGGTTAAAAATCAGTTACAGGTGGCAAAAAGTAATGTGCAAAATGCATCGAATTATATTTCTTTTTTAATGAACGATAAGAGTTATGTGGTGTATGAACCTACTGAGCGTTTATTAGTGGCTAGTTTTAATATTGATGAAAGAGTTATTTCAGAAAATAGAGCAGATATAAAGGCAATGCAATTAGCTTTAAAAGGATATGAGGCAATGAATAAGGCTGATAAAATGGCTTTTTTACCACGTTTAAACGCATTTGGAAGTTATGAAATGTATGATAATAAAATATTTCAAGGAAGTGCAAATGGTTATTTAATTGGTGCACAATTAAGTTGGGATATTTTTAAAGGGGCAAAACGTTTTGGAAAAATACAAAAGAGTAAAGCTGAATTAGAGAAATCTAAGTTAGCATACAATCAATATGTGTCTAAAAGTAATTTGGAGCTAAATAAAGTAAAACGCCAATTAGTAGATGCTAAAAATAAATTAACATTAACAGCTTTAGCGGTTGAGCAGTCTAAAGAGTCTTTAAGAATTAGAAAAAACAGGTTTAAAGAAGGTTTAGAAAAAACAGCTGATTTGTTACTCGCAGAAACACAGTTTTTGCAAAAAGAGTTAGCGTATAACCAAACTATTTTCGAATACAATTTTACACAAGTGTATTTAGATTTTTTAGCTAAAGAATGA